The sequence ACGATGATGGCGTCGGTGGTGACGGCGTCGTTCGTGATGGCAGCGGTCGGTGCCTATTACGCGCTCCAAGGTCTACACGGCGGGCAGGCCCGCCTCTTTCTTCGCATCGGCGTCGCGGCGGGTCTCCTGTCGAGCGTGCTGGTGGCGTTTCCCACCGGCGATCTCCAGGCGAAGCTCGTGGCGGAACATCAGCCGGTCACACTGGCGGCCATGGAAGGCCGCTTCGAGAGCGGCGGGATGGCGGAGATCAACGTGATTGGGCAGCCGAACGTGCGCGAGCGGCGGCTCGACAATCCCATCCGCATTCCCGGCATGCTGAGCTGGCTGGCGTACGGCCAGTTCCACCGCAACGTGCGCGGGCTGAACGAGTTCCCCGAGGACGTGTGGCCGGACAACATCGAGTTGCTCTATTACGCCTTCCACGTGATGGCGGGATTGGGCACGCTGTTCATCCTGCTCATGGCGACCGCCGCCGTCTTCGACTGGCGTGGTCGACTCGGACGCAGTCGGTTGCTGCTGTGGATCCTGATGCTCGCGTTCCCCTTTCCCTACATCGCGAACACGGCAGGCTGGATGACGACCGAGCTGGGCCGGCAGCCGTGGTTGGTCTACGGCATCCTGCGGACGGCCGATGGAGCCAGTCCGACGGTCCATGCTGGCACGGCGCTCTTCACGCTGATCGGGTTTTCTGGGCTCTACTTCGTCTTGGGGCTGCTCTTTCTCCATCTCATCGGGCGGGAGATCGCGCACGGACCGACAGCGCTGAACCCCAATGAGGGGACAGCCGCCCTCGCGCATGGCGCGGAGGTGCCACGTGATTGAGCTGTGGTTTGCCATCGCGGCGCTCATGCTGGCCACCTACGTTGTCCTGGACGGC is a genomic window of Luteitalea sp. containing:
- a CDS encoding cytochrome ubiquinol oxidase subunit I, whose product is MSDPLLWHRLQFAFTIIYHYLFPQLTMGLALLIVVLKIVGLRTGRAKWDDAARFWIRIFGINFAMGVVTGIPMEFQFGTNWARFSEIAGGVIGQTLAMEGMFAFFLESAFLGLLVFGERRLGRRGHFLAAAALFLGSWLSGYFIVTTNAFMQYPVGHEVGPGGHLHLVDFWAFVLSPWALAQYAHTMMASVVTASFVMAAVGAYYALQGLHGGQARLFLRIGVAAGLLSSVLVAFPTGDLQAKLVAEHQPVTLAAMEGRFESGGMAEINVIGQPNVRERRLDNPIRIPGMLSWLAYGQFHRNVRGLNEFPEDVWPDNIELLYYAFHVMAGLGTLFILLMATAAVFDWRGRLGRSRLLLWILMLAFPFPYIANTAGWMTTELGRQPWLVYGILRTADGASPTVHAGTALFTLIGFSGLYFVLGLLFLHLIGREIAHGPTALNPNEGTAALAHGAEVPRD